The Sminthopsis crassicaudata isolate SCR6 chromosome 5, ASM4859323v1, whole genome shotgun sequence genome contains the following window.
cacTGCGGACTGAGGATCACAacgtagtattttcactctttttgttatttgtttgcattttgtttcctttctccttgattttttcttgtgcagcatgataattgtgaaaatgtgcatagaagaattgcacatgtttaacatatattgaattacctgctgtctagaggagagagaaaaaattggacacaaggttttgcaagggtgaatgttgaaaattatctaagcataagttttgaaaataaaaagctttaataaaaaaaatacttgctaTTTATCAGGGACTATATTCTGTAGCCCAAGAGAAACAAAgccaaaaagtaaaacaattcatACTCTCAAAAAGCTTCTATTCTATTAGAGAGAAGTACCTGGAATCTTTTCAGTTTGGTATGACTTTCTAGGGCTTGTGATCCCTTGGCAAAGCCTTTAAGAAGCCAGGGTCATCACTGTATTCTGAAGATATGTCAGAAGAAAACTGTATTGGAAACTGATCAATCAATAATTAATCAGCAAATGTTTATCAAGTTCCAGGTCTTATGttagatttcttttgtttgtctacttggttatttatattttattgtattttcacttACTATGCTAATTAttatgcctttttattttattttttactttttgctaaggcaattagggttaagtgacttgactactGTCACACAACAGCtaagaattgttaagtgtctgagactggatttgaactcaggtcctcatgacttcagggctggtgctctatccactgtaccacctagctacccccagtgcttacattcttttttttattatttttataattataatttttgatagtacatatgcatgagtaattttttttacaacattatcccatgtattcatttttacaaatttttccctccctccttctactccctcccctagatgacaggcaatgccatacatattaaatgtgttacagtataacctacatacaatataggtgtgtaaatccaattttcttgttgcactgtaagaattggattctgaaggtataagtaacctgggtagaaagacagtagtgcagacagtttacattcaattcccagtgttccttctctgggtgtagatgtttctgtccatcactgatcaactggaagtgagttggatcttctttatggtgaagatatccatttccatcagaatacatcctcatacagtattgttgttgaagtgtataatgatctcctggttccgctcatttcactcagcatcagttcatgcaagtctctccaaacctttctgtattcatcctgctggtcatttcttacagagcaataatattccataatgttcatataccataatttacccaaccattctccaattgatggacatccattcattttccagtttctagccactacaaaagagctgccacaaacattttggcacatacaggtccctttcccttcttttgtatttctttgggatataagcccagtagtagcactgctggatcaaagggtatgcacagtttgataactttttgggcatagttccaaattgctctccagaatggctggattctttcacaactccaccaacaatgtatcagtgtcccagttttcccatatcccctccaacattcatcattatttgttcctgtcatcttagccaatctgacaggtgtgtagtggtatctcagagttgtcttaatttgcatttctctgatcagtagtgatttggaacactttcatataagtggatatagtttcaatttcatcatctgaaaattgtctcttcatatcctttgaccatttatcaattggagaatggtttgattccttataaattagagtcagttctctatatattttagaaatgaggcctttatcagaacctttaattgtaaaaatattttcccaatttgttacttcccttctaatcttgtttgcattaattttgtttgtacaaaagctttttaatttgatgtaatcaaaatcttctattttgtgatcaataatgatctctagttctcctttggtcataaattccttcctcctccacaggtctgagaggtagattatcctctgttcctctagtctatttatgatctcattctttatgcctaaatcatggagccattttgatcttatcttggtatatggtgttaagtatgggcccatatctaatttctgccatactaatttcccgttttcccaacagtttttttcaaatactgaattcttatcctaaatgttggtatctttgggtttgtcgaacactagattgctatagttgtaccctattttgtcctgtgtacctaatctgttggATTAGttactgatcgactagtctatttcttaaccaataccaaatggttttggagactgctgctttataatatagctttaggtcaggtatagctagaccaccttcatctgactttttttttcattaattcctttgaaattctcaaccttttattcttctatatatattttgttgttatttttctaggtcattaaaatagtttcttgggagtctgattggtatagcactaaataaatagattagtttgggtgagtttgtcatctttattatattcgctcggcctatccaagagcaattaatgtctttccaattattcaagtctgtctttatttttgtggcaagtgttttgtaattttgctcatataattcctgacttttctttggtagatcgattcccaaatattttatactctcaacagttgttttgaatggaatttctctttgtatctcttgctgttgcattttgttggtgatgtataaaaatgcttaggatttatgtggatttattttgtatccagcaactttgccaaagttgtgaattatttctaataactttttattagaatctctggggttctctaagtataccatcatatcatctgcaaagagtgatagtttgatttcctcattacctactcttattcctttaatctctttctctactcttattgccgaggctagcatttctaatacaatattgaatagtaatggtgatagtgggcaaccttgtttcactcctgatgttactgggaaaggttccagtttatctccattacattatgcttactgatggtcttaaatatatgctcctgactattttaaggaatagtccatttattcctatactcaagtgttttttagtaggaatggatgttgtattttatcaaatgctttttctgcatctattgagatgatcatatggcttttttttaatttgattattaatatggtcaattataccacctagctacccccagagcttacattctaatgctATCTGATCACTTGGTAGGGATGTAGAAGAGAAGATTATTGTTCAGATATGGGTTAGGCTAAGAGGTCACTGAGGTCCTCTCCCAGATTCAGTGAACTATTCTATGAACTTTtagcaaaacaagcaaacaatcaaCTTTTTCTATTCTCACAGGGCACTCCAGGATGAGCACTACTACATGGCCACCAGATCTCTCTACAAATGGACTTAACTATGAAGATTTTATTCCATGTTACAAAGATGGCATCAAAAACCTGACCTCCAAGTTCGTGCCTCTTCTGTACTCGTTGGTGTTCATCATTGGCATGCTGGGCAATTCCACAGTAGTTCTGATCCTCATGAAGTACAAGAGACTCAAAACCATGACCAACATCTACCTTCTCAACTTGGCCATCTCGGATCTGCTTTTCCTCATTACACTTCCATTCTGGATTCATTATGATTTGCAAAATAATTGGGCCTTGGGAGATGCCATGTGTAAACTTCTTTCAGGGTTGTATTATATGGGCTTGTACAGTGAAATCTTCTTCATCGTCCTGCTAACTATTGATAGATATCTGGCCATTGTCCATGCGGTGTTTGCCATAAAGGTCAGGAAGGTGGTCCTCAGCATCATGACCAGCATCTTTACCTGAGTTCTGGCTTTCTTGTTATCTCTTCCTGAAATTATCTTCACTAGATCTGAGAATGAGAGTTTTGTTCATACCTGTAGTCCTCATTTCCCAGATCATAGTATGGAAACATGGAAACAGTTCCAGGCTTTGAAACTGAACTTCCTGGGATTCATTTTACCCCTGCTGATCATGATCATTTGCTACACAGGGATTATAAAAATACTGCTTAGACGGAGGAGTGAGAGGAAATGGAGAGTGGTCAAACTGATTTTTGTCATCATgatcatcttctttctcttttggatACCCTATAATATCACAATGCTTGTTGCTGCTttccagaatttcttttttgaaccGAATTGTGAAAATAGCAAACAGTTGGATGTGGCAATACAAGTGACCGAAACCATTGCCCTCTCACACTGTTGTGTCAATCCTGTGATCTATGCCTTTGCTGGAGAGCGGTTTCAGAAATACCTCTCTCATTTTGTCCACAATCACATTGCGGTGTATCTGTGCAAGTATGTCCCATCCTTCTTGAAGAACAGGCCAGAGAGAGTTAGTTCTATCTCTCTGCCTACTGGGGAACATGAACACATGATTGAGTTTTAGGTCATTACCTAGGAGGGTGGCTCATGGGCTTTAACATTTACTTAGCTGGAGTGGGAAATTCAGAACCCATTCACTGATCCCCAGGTTAAGCTTCTCAGATGGAACAGAAAGTCAGTACTCTAGTGGGAGGTGAGATGGTTGGGAGATTAGGAGTCTGGGCGCTCCCCAAACTCAAATATTCAGACTATAAGGACAGATCTCTTTGCAAAATTGCTCAGTAGCCACAGAGCATTGTAGAAACAAATAGAAGTttgtgtaatttattttctcttgagATTTACAAATAAAAGTTTATGCATCTTCAGACTTGAGAAGCatgcttttctaatttgcaaCAACATAATAGAagtaagtatataatatatatatatacacatctatttgtatacacatacatgcatgcatatatgtacatatatatgtctctgtctctatctgtgttgtttagttattttcaatcatgtctaactctgcACATCcctctttgggattttctaggcaaagataatggagtagtttgccatttccttatctagctcattttacatttgaggaaactaagacaaacagtctgaggctgtatttgaacaaACAGGACAAACATTCCATGAGGTCCCAGGGCTTTGGGGTCAGGGCTGACTAGTAAGGGACACATGACTGACCAAAGCCAGTGGATAAGATCACCATTGGAAAGAGGCCTAGCCCACATGTGGCTAGGAATTATTTGGACAGCACACAGTGgaggtgaaatgtaaaatgcctcatcAGCAATCCCAAAAACAGCTTTATGTTCTGACAGGATTTTAAGTATCAGTTTCCTAAGAGATTGTGGTGATATAGTTGTAAATTGTTCCTGAATTCTCTTTTTGGGTTATTCTATCACTGTGAGTCTCATGTGCTTAGGAAAAATTGCCTGGCTCCTACCTgattactattgtcattttttacttccttttctccctACTTTGGGGAGACTTAAACATGAACCAAAACCTGGCTTGAAAGAAATTCATTTAGGAGCTAATTAgggattgattaattaattaggGATGGGGATTTAGCAAGCCAAGGGTTAAGAAGATAAGAAAAGACAATCCTAGAACTACTTTCAATAGAAACTAAACTCTACCAAGATTGAACCTAATCTAGACCAGAGTAGGGGGAACTCCTTAGTTGAAAGGGAATGAGTACAATATACCAATGGCCTTGAGCCAGAAGCAGTTTCCTACCTCTGAGCAATGGGAATTTATGTCTAAACAGACTAGAGTCCCAGGGATTCAGGCAGGTTGGCTCTCAAAAACTTTTCTCTCTGCCTAAAGAATGtatcttataataataattaaaaagtaacatttatataggcaGATATAgtgtaaaatatatagaataaataatgtaatataatgtgtAATAGAAAATATTAcctaatatatataatgtatattatatagcattatagatgatataaaatagcTTATTAAGtgtcattgttttattttattacacaattttaaggttagcaaagtggttataaatattgtctctttTAATCTTCATAAAAGCCCTATGGAGTAGGTATTTTTATGATCTTCACTTTACgattaaagaaattgaggcaaacagaggttcaGTGATCTAACAAGGaagagttacatagctaataagtgtctgaggctggatttgaatttgggttttcctgatttcattgCATGCCATTGCACCCATTGCATCCCCTTGTACCCACTGTATCACCAAATTATCCCTAATCCTAATTACATTAGAAAAAAGCTTTGGATAGACTCAGTGAATCCCTCCAACTTTACCAGTAAGATCATTTTAGATCATCTCTGATGAAGTTCCTAAGAATTTTCTAGTCCATTTTCAAGAAATTGCCACTTGCTATTCTGCATTAATACATCAACAGGAACAATGGCCTTGAAATTAGGAGAACTTTCTTGCAACAAACTGGCTgaggatgaggaaaagaaaaatatttcttaagtcaTTTTTGAGTGCTGGAGAGAAAAACAGATGAATTAGTGAGTTCACATTCCCCAACACAGGGCAGATGGCAAGGTCCTATGGTCCTTCCGTGTTTGTCACAGGAAAGATGATAAAATTCAATAATCCAGGTACGATGACAAGGCAGATGGCCATGCCCTCATACGCCACAGTGGCAGAGCAAGGTTAGTGATCTATCATTTTACTACCTATCTCTTAACTCTTGGACATTCCAAGTCCTCCTATTGGAGATTATGACTCTCACCAACAACTGTTAGGAAAGTGACAAAGGTCCCCAAAATCTCAATgtaagggaggagaaagggagaagaaacaagcatttattaggcccCTGCTGTGTATctggcaccatgctaagtgctttataaatattatcttatttgattcttacaacaattctgtgaggtaggtgctatgattattctcattttatggttGACCCTGAGGCAGACAGAATGATACAGTCAGTCAGTATCtgtgtgaggctagatttgaattttgtttgaatttatcaggtcttcctgtttccaggtccagtgctttacCTGTTATATGAGCTAGCTATCTCTCCTACTGGAAAAACAAAGGCCATAGATATGGAAGGAAGCCCACTTGTTTGTCAGGTAACTTTGCTGGAAGTAAACTGCTGTAGTTACTCCTAGTTTTCCTTCTTACCTCATTCTCTACCATGTCAAGCCCCATTCCTCCCATAGCCTTTTAAAGGAGGGCAAGTTCTCCCAGTCAGTCAGCATGGATTTTGCTAAGACTCATGGAAAACTGCAAAATCAATCTTGTCAATGTTTCTTCATTGACAAGAGGCAGCTGGTGAACCTTTGGCAACCATGATACCTGAAGATTCTTTTCTTGGCCTTTTTCTGGGAAAtccagagagggagggaagagagtcCACCAATGCATCAATTTGGACAGAGAAAGCCCTCTTTTGACAAGATCAAGGATCATTAAGGTTGGTCATTGCTCTCcaattttatttaaagtattcCCAAAGGGGGACTGGACTGGTGGTATTATTGATACAGGGAATTTTCATCTAAAGAAACTCACTCTACTAATACGGGTTGACATCCTCTCtgtctgttgttgttcagtcatgcccTACTTTTCATGATCTCATGAACCATAGCACTCCAGGCCCTTTACACTGGGAGCAATAATAACAACTACTCCCAGGGCTCAcattaaggatcaaatgaaataataattgaaaaaggCTTAGGATTACTAAAGCAGAAACCCCTGGTATTTAAGTGAGTGCTTCAAAAGAGCCATATAGCCTATTGCCCCAAACATATTGTAAAGGAGGAAATTGCTTAAGGCTTAATTTCTGGCTTATATATATTCAGGATCTCTCCAGAGCTTAGAGTAGAAAGGTATTCAATGTGCAATATGAATCACATATGAGACATATTTATTTCcaacacataaaagaaatgtttaatatgaAATTCTCAATAGAACAGTGgtagaaagatataaaaagaaagatatagaaTGATAtaaatctaatggaagagacaacatgcaaataactatgtacagctgattagtttataaaataaataggaaataatcaataaagggatttcaaatttatcattttcaatATTATCTTTCGGAGTcatctgaaacataataaatgttgTTTCAGACCCTCAAATAACCATAAGAATAAAGGAGGTTCCAAAGCCCTTTTGATCTGAAGGGAACCTCTCACCTGAGGGTTATCACCATATGCAAATGAGGCATTAGAGGTCACTGGAAGGATTGTTGAGTTAGTCAGCTTTGTTATTTTCTACAGGCTCTGTTCTGAGATCTAttggcttgtttgtttttaacctaCAAATGAAACTTTCCTTCTTTGAATTCTGTCCCTCAGATTTTCTGAGTGGAGAAAAGGAGCCAGTGAACTGAGGCATTCTCTCAAAATGTACCCAGATTTTTCATGCTGCAGGAGAACCTCTAACACAAAGTATACACTAGTTGCTTACAAACAACATAAAACTCATAAGAGTAATGAGACATAGTAGACTGATGGCCCACCTCAGGATGACCTGGAATTAAGTCATTGTATGTCCagatatatatatgaattgtgtGACccgagcaagtcccttaacctcccTGTGGCCTAGGTATCTCTTAATGACTACAAGTTGTCCCTCtatttcagtgaaaaaaaattttttcagacAAAGAATTCCGTATATCAATAAAATGTGTGATGACAAATAGACAGGCAAAAAAAGTAATCTAAAAATGACTGCTATTTCCTACAAATAAAAACTGTTTACTCCCCATGGTTTTATTTTGCAGTACCCTTTCCATACTCTGTTATCCCAAGCAATTCTTAtccattttttgtgtgtgaatcTTCCATGAAGACcatactctgattttttttaatatctcagaAGTTTTTAATATTATACTCAGGCTAGCTGTCTCATTCTAATCACATAACCAACCCAcatccttttttggtcataaatgtcctcagtgttATCTTCTATACTACTTATTTCTTATGGTTAAATCATCATTGGCGAGGGGTCTTTTTATGTCCAGTGATTTAGACTCTGCCCTTTCTGTTCTATCAAGATTATTTCCCCCATGATTATGGCTACAGCTATAGAATTATTAGGACAATATCAGAACTGAAAAAGTGGGCATAGTTCGGAATTATTGTAAGCAATCAACAGTTTCCCAAATATAATACAATGTAGCAGCATCATTATCCCAAGTTTCTGTTTAGCCCCTCTGATTATCTACAGTGCCTGTCCAAGAGATAGAGGTAAgcggaaagagaaatagagacaaagatagagataaagagctgtgtaatagatatttattttgcCTAGTCAAGAGAACATAAGAGGAAGCAATGAATGCAAGTTTCCAAGAAGCATATTTCAATATTCTATATGGAAATTGGAGAGGTCCCAAATGGAATGGGGTAATTATGAAAGCAGTGAATTCCATGTCTTTAAAAACTTTCAGGAGGAGAATAAAATACACTTGttagaagatgatttcagaaaggcctggaaagacttacatgaactgatgctaagtgaaatgatcaggaccaggagatcatcaaatacttcaacaacaatactatatgataatcaattctgatggatgaggccattttcaacaatgagatgaaccaaaacaattccaatagagcagtaatgaactgaactagctacgtCCAGCAAAGGAACTCTAGGCGATGATTATGAATCAATATatatggaattcccaatccctctaattttctccacctgcattttggatttccttcacaggctggttgtacaccatttcaaagcactattctttttctacagcaaaacaactatttggacatgtatacatacattgtatttaatttatactctaacatatttaacatgtattggtcaacctgccatctgggggggcggggaaggggaaaaattagaacaaaatggcaattggcaattgtcaatgttctaaaattagccatgcatatatctggtaaataaaaactattaaaaaagaaaaaaaatacacttgTTAGGAATGTTATGGAGAGGATTCCTACTTAGCTATGACTCAGACAACTCTCTTCTTCATCTGAGATGACAAGAGTGTGTcatgacttacatggaaatgtgttttgcataacctcacatttataatatataaagtgcttGCCATCTcagtggggggaaagggagggagggagagactttggaactcaaaatttataaaacaaaaaaaatttaattgtttttacatataattgggagaaaataaaattttaaaattttaaacaaacaatacaaacaaaaacaaaagagcacatcagttcatatgaatcttcccatgtttctcttaatttttctagaTGTTATTTCCTAGGGTCGAATAATACCAGACCTTTACATGTCACATTACCTACTCCtgatacatacacatactcactCACATATTCGTGCATGTACCCATGTATTCTTCACTGAGTCCATCTTTCTTTCAAGAGGTGGATAGCATGCTTTATTACTCTTCTAGAATcataatttggttttgtttttccttctttattagtTGGAAACGAGAAGGAGGAGAGATTGATTTTTGCTGCCTGGGGaagaatatgcatttatatattagacatatgtgtgtatgattaGTAAGAAGAATATAGGAACCTCTGTTCATTGTTCCTTTTTCCATAGAAAAGGAGGGTGAAAGAGACAAGGCCCTTTTGAGATTCTGAGAATTATCTTTCAATTCTGCCTATGACTTTCATTCTAAT
Protein-coding sequences here:
- the LOC141543129 gene encoding LOW QUALITY PROTEIN: C-C chemokine receptor type 1-like (The sequence of the model RefSeq protein was modified relative to this genomic sequence to represent the inferred CDS: substituted 1 base at 1 genomic stop codon): MSTTTWPPDLSTNGLNYEDFIPCYKDGIKNLTSKFVPLLYSLVFIIGMLGNSTVVLILMKYKRLKTMTNIYLLNLAISDLLFLITLPFWIHYDLQNNWALGDAMCKLLSGLYYMGLYSEIFFIVLLTIDRYLAIVHAVFAIKVRKVVLSIMTSIFTXVLAFLLSLPEIIFTRSENESFVHTCSPHFPDHSMETWKQFQALKLNFLGFILPLLIMIICYTGIIKILLRRRSERKWRVVKLIFVIMIIFFLFWIPYNITMLVAAFQNFFFEPNCENSKQLDVAIQVTETIALSHCCVNPVIYAFAGERFQKYLSHFVHNHIAVYLCKYVPSFLKNRPERVSSISLPTGEHEHMIEF